A region of Ignatzschineria larvae DSM 13226 DNA encodes the following proteins:
- the rluA gene encoding bifunctional tRNA pseudouridine(32) synthase/23S rRNA pseudouridine(746) synthase RluA, translating into MEFYYNPPIEPWLDILYQDDDIMVVNKPAEFLSVPGKGAELHDSVISRVQWQYPYAETVHRLDMSTSGILVIALTKEAERELKRQFRERETEKAYIADVWGIIEEDGGLIDLPLICNWPERPKQMVCFERGKSAKTLYQVIHRDIAHNYTRVSLVPITGRSHQLRVHLLSIGHVILGDRFYATGEAYYCRDRLALHAYQLQFSHPITKERLTFSCEPPF; encoded by the coding sequence ATGGAGTTTTACTATAATCCCCCGATTGAACCTTGGCTCGATATTCTCTATCAAGATGATGATATTATGGTGGTCAATAAGCCGGCAGAGTTTCTCTCGGTGCCGGGTAAAGGAGCCGAGTTACATGATAGTGTTATTTCCCGCGTGCAATGGCAATATCCCTATGCGGAAACGGTTCATAGATTAGATATGTCAACGAGTGGGATATTAGTGATTGCGCTCACAAAAGAAGCCGAGCGGGAATTAAAACGGCAATTTCGAGAGCGAGAAACGGAGAAAGCCTATATTGCCGATGTTTGGGGCATTATAGAAGAAGATGGAGGTTTGATTGATCTGCCACTCATTTGTAATTGGCCGGAAAGACCGAAACAGATGGTCTGCTTTGAGCGAGGGAAATCAGCAAAAACGCTTTATCAGGTGATTCATCGAGATATTGCGCATAACTATACGCGCGTCTCTCTTGTTCCCATTACCGGGCGCTCTCATCAATTGCGAGTTCATCTGTTAAGTATTGGTCATGTGATTTTAGGGGATCGCTTTTATGCCACCGGTGAAGCTTACTATTGCCGGGATCGATTAGCACTTCATGCTTATCAGTTACAATTTTCACACCCCATAACAAAAGAAAGGCTCACGTTTAGTTGTGAGCCTCCCTTTTAG
- a CDS encoding DUF4377 domain-containing protein has translation MHPFRNSILLLATLSLLSACSTTSMPGKRVELRIASQMVDCVGVVPQKCLLVETISEGNGSKENSFVNSSGDRPDWHYFYQTIEGFEYQPGYEYRLSVQVVPESFDQNDVADRSSIRYQLIKVISKVAGESHHLPKTHHYNVAPRRS, from the coding sequence ATGCACCCATTCAGAAATAGCATACTACTGCTTGCCACATTGAGTCTACTTTCGGCTTGTAGTACAACATCAATGCCGGGGAAGAGGGTCGAGTTACGCATTGCTTCTCAAATGGTGGATTGTGTCGGCGTTGTGCCTCAAAAGTGTCTATTGGTTGAAACAATTTCCGAGGGGAATGGATCAAAAGAAAACAGCTTCGTTAATTCGAGTGGGGATCGGCCTGATTGGCACTATTTCTATCAAACAATAGAAGGTTTTGAATATCAGCCGGGTTATGAGTACCGGCTCTCAGTGCAGGTTGTGCCGGAATCTTTCGATCAAAATGATGTGGCAGATCGATCCTCTATTCGCTATCAGCTGATTAAAGTTATTTCGAAAGTCGCCGGAGAATCTCATCATTTACCGAAAACGCATCACTATAATGTTGCGCCTCGCCGGTCTTAA
- a CDS encoding YqfO family protein, which produces MYKLIFFVPESHLESVKEAIFAAGGGQIGHYSHCAWQTLGQGQFKPLPGSHPYSGTIDTLKIVPEWRVELVVAKPLIEEAIKAMKEAHPYEVPAYDVLALLPF; this is translated from the coding sequence ATGTATAAACTCATCTTTTTCGTCCCGGAATCTCATCTTGAATCTGTCAAAGAGGCAATTTTTGCTGCCGGTGGCGGTCAAATCGGTCATTATAGTCATTGCGCTTGGCAAACATTAGGTCAAGGACAATTTAAACCACTTCCCGGCAGTCATCCGTACTCTGGTACTATTGATACACTAAAAATTGTCCCTGAATGGCGGGTGGAATTAGTCGTTGCTAAGCCACTGATTGAAGAAGCTATTAAAGCTATGAAAGAAGCCCATCCCTATGAAGTTCCGGCGTATGATGTATTAGCATTATTGCCTTTTTAA